The Branchiostoma floridae strain S238N-H82 chromosome 7, Bfl_VNyyK, whole genome shotgun sequence region AGCAACGAAGAACTATGGCAACGCACCGGATATGGACCAGTGGGGACAGAAATAGTACGCAAGCGGTGGACCTGGGTTGGTCACACCCTGTATAGTGAGGGAAGCCTTTACATGGACCCACCTCCCCCAGGAAAGTGCAAAGACCCAAAACACCTGGATACGCAGATGTgagttatctccaagcagatcctacaatggcataaaatagtaccaaactgaccagtgtagtcagccaagaagtgtccatttgccatgtaggcttcactcctctgtcagcttttaatattatcttatgctaccgtaggatctgcttggagattagatgtGAGGGCGTCTGACTATACATGGGAACAGCTGGCGGAAGATGGAGGGAGTTAGTTGTGGCATATGCCCAAGGGTGGGCAGTAGGCCTCCAAGACAAACAACACGTAAAAATAGACACAAATCAtgtccacgactattctctttacgtcttatgtagtttggtgtttttttatatCACGCTTTTCGCTCCCGAACGTTGGTTTGGAAACGTGACGTATGCCTTACTTGTTGAAGTTACAGATGGTGACTGTGGGAAAGTCCAGGACGTCTCGGAACTCCACCTTCATGTTCGTCACCGTGTCGAACTGGAAGTACGCCACAAACCTAGCAGAGAACATTAGCGATAATATATGTCTCTATCAGACTGACAATGCTGGCTGTCACAGGGAGAATAATCCAGTACGTCTCGGAACTCCACCTTCATGTTTGTCACCGTGTCGAACTGGAAATACGCCACAAACCTACGGAGGGGACCAAGCGGGAACCAGCTCAGATACTTTGTCTTTGTCTCAATTCCTTTCTTCCTTACTCCAATTCTTCCCTTCTTTCAGTCTGTCTTTCTCCGGGCTGTCGTTCTTTTcggtgtttttattttcttagacAAATtgagatactagtactactagccTTCACTTCCGGCAGTGGTATACGAAGAGCATAATAAGGATAAATAAATCTTCAGGTAGATCGGTCAGAGGCCACCAGCATCCGCATGTTGTGCTTTACTTAACTGATGTCCATGTGTGCTAATGTCTTCTTTAATGCAAAAGCGTGAAAGTCATATAATCGATAATGCAAATCGATGTAATTATGGGCCTAACGATTTTATGGTGtacacattttttgtgtttgtcatcttttatcatcacttttttctccttttttctcACCTCTCAGTGATCTGCCAGGCGGCGACCCCGAACATGGTGAGGAAGAGCAGCGACCAGGCCAGGCGGGCGCCCCCGTGCCTCGCCCCGACGATCTTCCCCAGCCCGTGCAGGGACGTCCCCTCTGCGTACTCCCTCTCCGCGCTGTCCGCACCGCAGCAGCTCGCCATGGAGGAGGAACTGGagaaaaatcaaatgataattctaaactttatatccgtacacaaaataaagggcttaccagcaagctttcgatcagtcctctgatccttatcaggAAGACCCACGTAAGTGGTGGGGCGCTGTTAACCGTGAGCTTGGCAGAGCACAAGAGAGATCTAATAGTACCACCATTGAGGACGTGCCAGACCACGAGGTGGCCGAGGTCCTAAATCAGTACTTTTCCTCAGCGTGGTGTCCTGGAACGTCTTTGCACCTGTGCCCCCTGCAGTGCCCGACTCCATGCGTTGACTTGTGTTCGATTGGCGAGGTGAAGACTCTTCTTAAGGGCTTAAACCCTCACAAGGCAAGCGGTCCTGATGATCTCCCGACATGGACTCTCAAGCATTACGCTGACGACTTGGCGCCAGTCATCACCCACCTGTTTAACGCTTCGTATGAGGAGGGGGTTGTTCCTAGCATATGGAAGGCGGCAAACGTTGTCCCTGTGCCAAAATCTAAGGGTGCAGCTAACGCCAGTGAGATGAGGCCCGTGTCCCTCTTACCCGTAGCGGCCAAGCTCATGGAACGGTGTATTCTGAAAAGACTATTGCCCTCTATTACACCTGCCATTAGAAACCAGAACGCTTACCTGAAGGCTTCTTCCACTGTCTTAGCGGCCATAAGGATGGTACACACGTGGCTGTCAGCCTTAGACTCAagacgtcacgctgcagtcctTGCTTTGTTCGCAGACATGAGCAAAGCATTTGATAGAGCGAACCATTCAATTCTCCTCCAACGAGTGAACGACGTGGTGACCAATCCACGCATGGTAGCCTGGATACAGAACCATCTGCAGGGCCGTACCCAGAGAGTGGTTGCTAACGGTAAAGTCAGCGAGTGGAGAGTACTCACTTCGGGGGTACCTCAGGGAGGTGTACTGTCACCCTACCTTTTCCTCCTGTTCATGAGTACTCGAGACGTAGTCTACAGCGACACTCTTGATGTCGGCTACGCGGACGACGTGGGTTTGTCCAGGTCTATCTCCCTGGAGAAGGATCGCGTGGATAACAGTATGAGAGAGGAAGCGCTACAGCTTGATTCCTGGGCGGAGTGCAATGACATGCTGCTAAACGGCAAAAAAAGTCAGTCTCTGTTGATCTGCTTCAGCAGAAACATTCCACTTTTACCGCCACTCTCTCTCGGCGGTGAACCCGTACCATTCTCAAGGGTCGCAAAGGGCCTTGGGTTCATCTTCGACTGCAAGCTGTCATGGCACGACCATGTTCAATCCCTCGTTTCAAAAGCATCGAGCAGGCTGCACTATCTCAGACTACTGACTAAACAGGGGATGTGCGTGGCTGACCTGGTTCAGATTTACCTGTCACTTATTCGTAGCGTTCTTGAATACGGTCACGTTCTGCTGGTAGGTTGCAGCAAAGAACAATCGGACAGTATGGAACGGGTACAGAAACGGGCCCTCCGTATCATCTCTCTCGGGGGTAGGCGATCAGTTCCCAACTTACCTTCCTTAAAAGAAAGGAGAGAAGCTGCTGCAGTAAAGCTCTTTAAGGACATGTTAAGACCCGAACATCCACTGCACGACCTTGTGCCTCCTCAGAGACGCACAGTTACTGGCAGGCAACTGAGGAACAAGAACGCGTTCACTCTCCCCAAGGCAAGAACTGACAGACTGAAACAGTCGTTCCTCCACACTGCAGTCAGACTTTATAATAACTCTATTTCCTAGCATTACCATCAGCCTGTGAGTTCGGATCTATGCTTAGTGTttgttaatatattatgtatttttgtttgttgacattctgcacgtataagtttctttgtaacaaacctacgcaattcagggtataccatgtgtgtatttccctgcctatgtacgtttgaggaagaaataaataaataaaaataaattatcaagttgaaatgaccgaaaggaagtgtgacgtcagcaatgggtcaaaggtgtttggaagtcggtatcggccctcGTCTccgttgagggaaggttgatagGCTCTGATGTGACATAGGCTCTGGGtaatttcaacttgataaggatcagaggactgcgcgaaagcttgttggtaagcgctttattttgtgtacgaaTATGAAGTTTAGAATTGTAACATTATGTTTGATTACCGTCACAGATGGACTTGAATTCGAGCAAATAATGCGATGTTTTAGTCATGCTTGGGACCGCATTTTTCCTGCCGCAACGCCACCACCGTGGCATAGAGCAGAAGAGTTCTGTTGACAAAACAGGCTGGTACAAAACCGTAGCTTCTACAAGGCTCCACATGTCACTAGTATCTATTTCATATTAAATGACTTTTGTTGGcatcctaagcaatattacagggttaaaagtggaaatatcctgaataaggcagtctgtataatattgacatctaatgcactattttagcacatttacatcatcatttcataaatTAAGCCATTAAAACGGCGCATGAACGAGTCGCACGAGAATTCttgatcaagtccttatttggggggggggggggtccaatAATAAGGAgtatcctcgtgcaacttgtctctgggcgagctatgtccagtatcagggtgaagtgcatttcaccctgatactggacatgctCTGGGCCGTTTtcaaccgctcaaagtatgacatgatgatgtaaatgtgagagtacagtacagtagatcatgcagattgccttattcagaatatttccacttttaatgcTGTAATGTTGCTTAGGATGCCTTTAAAAGATTATGCGTCATCTGTGTTGCAAATGATGACAACATTCCACAATTTTACTTCAACTAAAATGTCGTAATTCATGTAAGATTGCACCACCAGTCGATCTGTTGCCTTTCTGTGTGAAAACAGAACTGAAAATAATGCACACATGAGacaatcaaatattcataagaAATCAACACAGTAACATATTTGTTTGAACGCACAGAAAATAAGGGCATGactacataaatatatatacatgtatatatatatatagatagatataaatatatatatatatatatatatatatatatatatagagagagagagagagagagagagagagagagagagagactgtaCGTATTGGTTATGACAGTAACGTATAGGTCAAACACAGCACGCCTGCATGAATCATGTCATAATACCACCCTCAtactcacattaggcgcgattcgatcggacgacgagtctgcaagctctaaattacgaggaggcatgaccctgacgggaagggggaactctgccatttcttcgccggcatcagggtcatgcctcctcgtaaactagagctcgcagactcgtcgtccgatctaatcgcgcctaatgtgagggggtataaagGTGCTCTTACATCCTTGTTGACGGTTGATTAAATCAACACACAGAGAAagagacaaacacacatacagacaaaaCACCCCCTACCATACAACCTCCTTTTTCACGGAGGTGATGCGAATTCTGGGCCTCTAAGTAACCGTTCGACCATGTCCACATACTGGTTAGGTACCCCTTTTGTCTCTGCCCAGACTGCAGCTGGTATAATTCACATGGCGGGTGCCTCAGGCGACTGGGCGTGTACGACCAATGTTTACATTGTTTGGGCTGTATCCAAGGACTAAAAACCGCCACcgtgcattaaaaaaaaacacaaaaccagTAAATCTTCAGGCGGTTCTTAACCAAAGACGCAAAGAGAATACAGAAAATTTGGAGCTAACAAGACAGGATCaaaagaagacatttttttatgtatagTAACACCAAAAAAGTGACGTCGACGACTCTTTGATGAATTTTGTCTTTATCAAATCAAACCGTATTTGGGGTAATTGACCTCTAGCTCCACATACTTGAGTAATATGTACTTTGATTCAACCTTGAAACAATAAGAGCATTATTTTGGATTAACTTCAAATCGGATCTTCTCTTGGGTCCAGTATTTCATACGTCATATCTGAGGTGCGATAACTCACCTTGATACAGGTGTTTCAGACAGGGTAATAAGATGAAGAGTGTTTTGGGactgctccactttacataaGGAATGTACTGGGAGAGTCCATTCTTTCACTGGGAAAGTCCATTCTTTCATTGATGTGTTAATGAATCAATTTGGGACTCGGGTGGTGATTCGgaattcaatttttttgacCGTATTTTGGACTTTTTACATGTGGGTATCACTGAAGTGGTTCATTCTCGCGGGgagaatttttcaaaattcacttTTGGACCGGGTGATTATGTAGGAAGTCCAGCTTTTTGTTGGATGTGTTTTTAGGTGGCCCATTTTATTAGTAGATGTGCCTCACGAATAGTCCATTCTCGCACTGGGGTTGGCTGTTTTGATATTCACTTttggacagtccatttttgcatgggttgggagatggttgaaatatgctgtctttgctcgcaaatgttgcctgtctagtATGAGATTTATGTCCTTCAAAAGCAGAAAGCAGGTCGCTTGTGTGTGGCAGTTGTGTGAACACACGCTGACTGTAAGCAATTCACCAGTTCAACCAGTTTTCCAATCAGTGTTCGCTATTCTTGATTTTTGTTGAAAACTTCAAATCATAGATGCATTGTTATGGCGTTTGGTATTCCTTACATTACATACCCTTATTCCTGCTTAGAATCAATCAACCGCTCCTGGTATAGGTTTGAAGTTAAGTGGCCCTTATAAAACACCACATCTGCGtacctttactgttactgttagctTCTATGACATATTCGTCAGCACCATCTAGATCAGTGTTGCTTGCCGAGACAAAATGTGTATTTCAGACTGAGATTGATTTAAACTGTAAGAATTTTGTCTAATACATTGGTTACCATATATTTAAGGTGAACATTTTCGGTGTAGTCGCTACATACGGCGCAGCAACTTTTATGACAGACCGTCGCGCGATTTTGTACCATAGAATTACTGTGGTGGAACCGAACGCCGTTAAGGATATAAGACTTCTCTTTCTGTCGCAGGGCATCTGAAATATTTTGCAGCCCACGAATGACTATATGTGACCGTACTACGTACATATATGTTAGCGGACTCATAGACATGTTTGACAGTATTGTtttaaacataacgttatgatATGATTATGTGTTCCTCCGTCGGCATCGACGATGACCAGTGACATCACGTTGTATGATTTGATACATATGATACGTATGATACGTACCGTCTTGCAGTGGTCGAATCGTCAAAGGTCGTCTCAACGACGCGTCAGAGGCTGATCACGACCGCCACCCAAGCAGAGCACGATGCTTCAGTGGCGCACCAAGCTTGTGTGTTGGGTGACTTCAAACGTGTGACGGACACAGCTAAAATGGAACAGTCCAGAACAGATCTCTTCTGAGAAACCAGTTGGCAAATCGGATCGATCCCACAAGGCCGGGTGCCCTGTAATTATCTGACCTCGGGTGTCACAGACCTACTAGGCAGACACAAAGGAAAGATGCCCCCTGCAGTTAAAAGCACTAGGCGACCCAGACCTATACTCTCCGCCTCATAAACAAACACGGCTAAACCCTGTCCTGCACACGCACACGAACACATATACACGTAGactcatacaaacacacacacacacacacacacacacacacacacacacacacacacacacacacacacacacacacacacacacaaagttaCCGATTCTTGCATAACGTTAAAGCTGCACCATGTAATACAGGCCATAAAATTAGGACATACAAAAatagattttcctgccatttcttaaCATAGTAAGATTAATCTAACCTTCAACACCGCATGCCAATGCTCAAGTGAGTTGCAACATCATTACATAATACAAACATGATTAAAATATGTGATGCTCCGAGAGAAACACATGGCTTATCACTGGCTTATCACTGTATTGTGTGACTGCTCAGGGGTTTCCGAAATCGATGGGGTGGGCTAAGCTAGTGGGCTGAGATagtgctaatctccaagcagatccacggtggtgTAATATAGTATCaccggtgcccatttgactccatttggccggttatgctccttggacagctttgatactatcttatggcaccgtaggatctgcttggagattaagataGTGCCCCCTTTCAGGGCCCCACTTTTACTTCTAGCTGGTGCCCAGAGACCTCAGCGCTGAATGGATTTGTCCTCTAAATTCAGCTCAGATATGTATGAATATTTGAAAATTTATGCAATTTATATACACTTGGATGTAATAATGTATACTTTCATGTCAAATATAAAGACAACAACTATTGGGATGAATCAAATGCaattttcaattcaaatttCAGGCAACCGGGTGGCGCATTCAAATAGATTTTTGGAAGCCCAGTACGTACATACGCAAGACGATAAATGATGAATATTACAaagaaagtaaataaatgaatagtttattgcaaattcatgcccgagagCTAATTGCAGGTGCAATGTAACATGTTAAAGGggactagcctgactaaaatcgcgcccctagcggtcGCCCCATTTCAGTGCTGGTATTTGTATGTCTGGGTTGCTGCGGCAACAAGACGTTCCCTATCATTCTTCAGCAGGAACTCCAAGAACTCGATAATGGTTCagtgttcagtgatggctggaatGCCCCGATGTATATGGCGGCATCATGATATTCGTTACAAAGTAGTATAAATGCATTAGACAGTTTTGCAAATGAGACCATGGTTAATGAAAATGCTGCAATTCCTTGGTGGTAAATGGCGGTATAATTGATAATACGGTATTTCGAAGATACAAATCAGACCTTCATTTCCATAGCTGATACGATAAAGACATAACTGGGGATTTCTTTCGGAGATCAGTGGTCTTATGATAGAAGACACGTGCATGTTTAGAAGGCAGATTTAAAACTCTTCAGTGTTGGTATTTGTCTTGACTCATATTATAACTTTTCCATTTCAGTACTAGTGTTGATATTTTTCTTGTCTCGATCTTTGCGGCAGCACGAGGTTGTCTTCTTCAGCAGGAACTCGTTAACGATtcataacgcccaccgtctctagCTCTGTTCAGTGATAGAatgccctgatgtatatggcctctTTATATTCCTTACAAAGTACATATAGTATAAATGCATGaaacaattatgaaaatgaaagcGTGATTACTAAAAATGCTGCAGATTTATAACTTTTCCATTTCATTTTTGATATCTTTCTTGTCTCGGTCTTTGCGGCAGCACGAAGTTCCCTTCTTTACTAAGAACTCCAGGAACTCGATAATGGTGATGACGCTCGCGCCCAGGAACAGCCCCAGCTGGCCGCCAAGGTCACCTAGGGGTGGAGGGAACGAGTGAAAGAGACATGAACTTGTCAATTAAACAATAGAAAGACGACCACACGCACTTACTTTGTGATGTAAGATATAATTGGTACTCTGGTATCTCTACTTGTTTTATTAGCCAGTGTATtatccaaacacacacacacacacatagtctTACGCTGCCTAATTGTATCATTCTCCTCTGTGGTCTATTGTTCATAATTACAATCCACTCGAAAGTAGGGACGAAGAAAATAAGGATAAAGAGGTCTTAGCTAACACAAAAACACGAATTGCAGGCCAATTGGTAAAGAATCAATGCAAAACCGGAATGGCAAATTAAAGGTACTGCATTCAAATAAAAGGTAAAGGTTAGGCGGGTGACTTCTAATTAAGACTTAGGACGATGCATCAGGTGCTAGCGGCAACTCAAGTCAAAATAGAAGGATATAAGGGCAAAGTAGAAGAAATGTGAGAAGCGAGAAACGAAATGACAAAAATAGTAACTAACCCAGCAGTGCGTTTGTGCTGATGGCTCTTCTCTGCTGCACAGTCTGTAGGTTCAGCTGCTGGTAGTAAACATCCAGCAGCACGATGTTATCTCTGAAGGGCAAAAGTCACGGTTGGTGAGGTCGTGAGTAAAAGGTCtatggtcaaaggtcacagtCGGGACAAAGGTCATGGTTGGGCATAGACAAGAAAAATCCTGTTGCACAATCCTGAAACTATGGAGCAAAATGTTATAACTGGTTAAAGTCCatggtgtatatatatatataattatgtattaaTACCAAAGAGTAAAACATCGAGCATAATgaaaaggtcaaagttgacagGGCAGAAGTCAAAGGGTCAAATACAAAGAGCGTACTTTATTTCCTGTTCGGTCATGTTGAGGAACTCGGTGTAAAAGAGCTTGGTGCTGGAGCTGGGCCAACCTCCGTACGACACGGTTGCGGGATAGGCCGTGGCGCTGCAGGGGGTCGGACAGTCACAGGTCCTCTTCCCGGACTTCAGCTCAGCTGGAAGAACAGGCCAACAGAAACTTTGTTTAAACTATTTAGCAAAACGTTTAAAATTATGAGCTAACCCTGTAAAACTGGTTAACAGTGACACAGCGTACTGTACACATACGGTGCTTAAACTTGGCTATAGTCGTATAGAGGGCTTagaaatgtatttattttaGTATATAAAACACACTGGACTTGAGTGTGCCCTACTACTTTGCAGCAGAAGGGTGGTGAGTTCTTCTCCAGGTCAGAGTGTGACTTTCTTCCTACAAATACGCACACAATCAGGCAAGAACGTTTCTGTGACCATAGTTGCACATgtcagtacagtcaaacctgcccgagcgaccacctcttctcagcgaccacctgaccatttcgaccgctttttctcggtcccttTTTATTTCCCcgttgacgtaagcattaagcgaccttttctcaacgaccacctgaccaacgcgaccgcgaccggcccaaattgggacccataacgaccgcatcattttcaaaattgaggttttcatcgatttttgatgataactagcgcgatgtTGTGCCAAAATCGGCCAgtttagtgtacaaatattgaggtttaaaacactgtatcgtataaaagctcgataaaagctcgaatttacagtgtgcgtgttgcaTTTGACATTAATTgtcattaaagacctcgctttttgcgtgcgtgcagtgtgcttgctatttgccattaaacacaacggaaaccatttgtactttgcatcgggcatgttttgagtcgatactcttctcagcgaccacctgtccaaattttttccggtcccccggctggtcgtcttgggcaggtttgactgtacttgttaCAAGCAAACAGCTGGACCAATTCGATTCGGTTGTATTTGTAATCGTTCTTATATGACAATCAAGTCTCACCTATTGTAGTCTTGACACACCCTGTGACGACAGACGGCTGACAGTAGTCCAGCGTTCCCGGCATGCTCACGGTCCTACAGCCGCACGCGCTGGCCACGTGATCAGCCCGGCACTCCAGCAGGCACCCCGTCTTGGTGTACCCGGAGTAGTGCCGCAGGGTCCGCCCGGGCTCGCATTTCCCCCACGGAGGGATCTCGTTTGTGTACTGCAGGAAGAAAAGGAAACTTTATTAGAACAAATTTATAGAACTTTTCCAGTACGTTGTACAAAAGGCTAGCCCCGCTAACAGAAAATAGACAGTACAAATGGAATTGGACAAGGACAGCATACTTATAAATAACTATATTGTaaatacaaagaaatataaGAATAAAAAAGAACTTGCTTTAATTATTtggtatcaatcaatcaatcaatcgaccGATCAATCAATCGTctaatagcaattactcaagtaacttgatatgattttgaaaacggtcaaacgcaacatccgttatctttcgtcagtttCACGGCCAAAAGGTAGTGCACGCtaactgaaacgtctgaccgtttccacaatcatatccatttgcttgagtaaccgccTCTTTGCGTAGCTTCTCACCGCACCTGTTGGATATGTATGGCCACCTGCAGGCCG contains the following coding sequences:
- the LOC118419321 gene encoding acid-sensing ion channel 5-like, producing MFGLAAWQITERFVAYFQFDTVTNMKVEFRDVLAFPTVTICNFNRYRFSKITAQELQYVSTLLEGSTGFSDYDYDGDYYDDDDGGAYQYYYDWNSTGIPDEFNLAEFTLRAGFNIHTSLMDCHWRGQRCSSDNFTHIFTSFGNCWMFNGGGTLNQTISGVGNGLQVAIHIQQYTNEIPPWGKCEPGRTLRHYSGYTKTGCLLECRADHVASACGCRTVSMPGTLDYCQPSVVTGCVKTTIAELKSGKRTCDCPTPCSATAYPATVSYGGWPSSSTKLFYTEFLNMTEQEIKDNIVLLDVYYQQLNLQTVQQRRAISTNALLGDLGGQLGLFLGASVITIIEFLEFLVKKGTSCCRKDRDKKDIKNEMEKL
- the LOC118419319 gene encoding uncharacterized protein LOC118419319; amino-acid sequence: MSKAFDRANHSILLQRVNDVVTNPRMVAWIQNHLQGRTQRVVANGKVSEWRVLTSGVPQGGVLSPYLFLLFMSTRDVVYSDTLDVGYADDVGLSRSISLEKDRVDNSMREEALQLDSWAECNDMLLNGKKSQSLLICFSRNIPLLPPLSLGGEPVPFSRVAKGLGFIFDCKLSWHDHVQSLVSKASSRLHYLRLLTKQGMCVADLVQIYLSLIRSVLEYGHVLLVGCSKEQSDSMERVQKRALRIISLGGRRSVPNLPSLKERREAAAVKLFKDMLRPEHPLHDLVPPQRRTVTGRQLRNKNAFTLPKARTDRLKQSFLHTAVRLYNNSIS